The sequence GACATCCGCGGCATTTAGCTGAGCTTGGCTTGCTTCAAGTTGTGCTTGAGAACCCAATAAAGAAGCGGTCAAAGCATCAAATTCCGACTGAGAAATACTGCCTTTCGGAAGTAGATTCTTACCACGGTTGAAATCAAGTTCGGCTTTTTTAAGGTTCGCATTCGCTTGAGCTACAGACGCCTTTGCGCTGGCTACTTCCGCTTCAAACGACGATGGCTCGATCGAATACAGCAGTTGACCTTTTTCGACCATTTGGCCTTCATCAAAATGACGGCCTTTTAGGTAGCCTGAAACCTGCGCAGTGATCGCCGTATCTTCAACGGCCTCAATACGACCGATGTACGACTTACTTTGCTGGTGAGAAATAACGCTAACATCCTGTACAGCTACGAGAGGTAAAGGCGCTTGCTTGGCATTCTGAGCATCTTGCCCACATCCAGCAAGAATTAGAGAGCTTGCAAGAGCCGTAAGGATTAACTTTTTACGCATGGTTATACCGTCACTTATGAGAAATTGAACAGCATAAAAGTTACGTAACACACCCGTTACCATTGTCCGAGGAATATCAATTATAACTAGCCAAAGTGTATCAATATGTTAATTGAAACCAAGTGCTTATAAAGTGGTTACAAACACGTTACAATCTCTAGGTAAATCAACCTCTCAGCTTTTGTTCTCTATGGATATTGTCTAACATAATGTATTGTCGGGCAGATAAGCATTCACATTTAATTGTTAAGGAATTCTCATGATTTCAAAATGGGCTAAGCGTTTCTATCAAATGGCGGAATTGGTCGGTTCTTGGAGTAAAGATCCTTCAACTCAAGTCGGCGCGGTGATCACCAAGCACAACCGTATCGTTTCGGTAGGTTTCAACGGCTACCCTCATGGCGTATCTGACAGTGCTGATACTGACGACCGAGAAATGAAATACCTGAAGACGCTGCATGCGGAAGAAAATGCGATCTTGTTTGCTAAGCGTGATTTAGACAGCTGTGAAATTTGGGTAACCCATTTCCCTTGTCCAAACTGTGCAGCAAAAATTATCCAAACGGGTATTTCTGCGGTTCACTGCCCAGAGCAAAGTGAAGACTTCCTTTCTCGTTGGGGAGATAAGATCAAAGTTAGCCAAGATATGTTCGAACAAGCTGGCGTACAAGTTGATTGGTTACCACTCGCTGAGCTGGATTAATCATTCACAAAGAACTAAACCAAAAATACAAAAAAGCCGAGAGTCGTATATTCGATCTCGGCTTTCTTTTTATTCAGACTGGCTAGCTTCTAGCTTCTAGCTTCTAGCTTCTAGCTTCTAGCTTCTAGCTTCTAGCTTCTAGCACAGTATTAGTCGCTTGGGGGAAATGCCAACGCGTAAGCTTCCATGAAGTCTTTACGAATATCTTGCTCTAGATGAATCGCCTTTTCAGTCGGGCAGAAAATCATAAAATGCACTTCTTGCTCACCGGTAGAACTGCTCGTGATGTGAATATGAGGCTCAGAACCAGGAAGATCGACACCGGCATGTTTCTCAATCACACCATTATAACGACGAGCAACATCGATAAACTCTTCACAATGCTCTTCAATTTTCACGATAAGATCCGGCACCATTGGGTATAGGTTTACAAAATCTTTTACCGTCACAAAAAAGTTGTGATAGACATAGCGCTTCATGAAGTTGAGGTTCTTTACCGGATACGTAAAGAACATGCTATTAGGCAGCGTGGCTGTCTTGCCTGTGAAATGATATTGCCCATGATACAAATCGATTTCTTGAATCACAGTTGCCATCAAATTGTGCTCAATAACCTCACCACTGATCTTCCCTACCTCGATCCAATCGCCAATTCGGAATGAACGCGAACTCGCACGTTGAATGGATCCGGTAAAACACAAGATGATCTCTTTCGAAGCCACGACTATAGCTACCGCTATTGCTGTAACAGACAGTGCAAATTCGCTGATTTCAGATTTCCACAGCACAAATAAAGTGACCATAATAATGGCAAACGTGCCGTTCTTGGTACGTGACATCCAATTACGTTGGTCTTCACTTAGAAAAGCGACGTCACCACGGATTCGAGACAAAGTGATTCGTCGGATTATTAGAATAATGCAGATGATCAGTGCACTAAAAATAAACTTATGCGCGAGTAGGAAATCTATTACTTGCCACATCTTTTCCATTACTTATTCCTTTAGCATTACAACAATTAGCTTTATAGCGACGAGCTTTACAACGACTGACACAGCCAAGAAACGCATTATAAAAAAGCGCTCAAAAATAGAGCGCTTTCTTTCTTGCCTAAATCAGCTTAGGTAAGGCTATCATTTTATCTTGGCGGAAGTAATAAATTGGCCAAAAGTTTCACACCAAATCACAACCGTATTAAATCGATTAAGATCAGTACCTTCAGGAAGCTCAACCATAAATCGATCAAATGTTTTCACATCTCCGACTCGAAGTAACTCAGTCTTACTGTCATTAAAGGCTTGTTCGGTTTCAATAAACTTAGGCGAGAGATAAACCTTATAATCAGGCCCCGGTGCCAGTTCACCCTCAAAAGCGATTGCGCTTTCTGTCACCGATACCTTACCTTCTCCCCAATGCAAGAAGTCACTGTCTTGTCGGTCTTTGCTGAACTCACCCGTATAAATAGCCTGTTGACTGATCGCTTCAACCGAACTTGAAGACGGAGAATCAGGCTCAATTAAGATAGGTAGTGCATAGACACCAAGCCCAAAACCAACAGCACCCACGGCTAAGTGGGTGCAAAGTAAAACTAACTTTTTCATCGCGTACTCCCTTATGCTTAAAGAGAGTATTATTGAATACTCCCAAAAATACAAAGAGATATCGCGTTATATACTGCTATTTTTGGTAGTGAGTTGCCGTACGTTGAGACAACTCTACAATCACTTTTACCGCCTGTTCCATACCTTGAATGGTAATGAACTCATGAATACCGTGGAAGTTATAGCCACCAGTAAATATATTTGGACATGGTAGCCCCATAAACGATAAGCGAGCACCATCAGTACCGCCTCGAATAGGTTTGATCATTGGCTCAACATCGCACTCAATCATCGCTTGTTTGGCCAACTCAATAATATGTTGATGTGGTTCAACCATCTCTTTCATGTTGAAGTAACTATCGGTAAGCACCAACTCAACACGACCTTTTTCTAGACGCTCATTCAACTCATCCACTTTCTGCTTCATGAATGCCTTACGCGCTTCTACCCCCTCACGTTCAAAATCACGGATGATGTAACCCAGTTCAGAGCGAGCCACACCCATTTCAGCTGATTTCAGGTGGTAAAAACCTTCATAGCCTTCTGTGCATTCTGGTGTTTCTTGTGCTGGCATCATCAATTGGAATTGCGCTGCAATGTTCATCGAGTTCACCATTTTACCTTTTGCGGTACCTGGGTGAACGTTCACGCCATGACAGATAACATCAGCACTCGTAGCATTGAAGTTCTCAAATTCCAACTCACCAATTGGACCACCATCAATGGTATATGCCCACTCAGCGCCGAACTTCTCAACATCAAACAGGTTCGCACCACGGCCAATTTCTTCGTCTGGCGTGAAACCAATACAAATATCGCCGTGTTTGATGTCTGGATTCGCTTTAAGGTGGGCAATCGCACTGATGATTTCAGCGATCCCCGCCTTGTTGTCGGCACCAAGCAGAGTCGTGCCATCCGTCGTGATCAGGTCATGACCATGCAAGGCATCAAGATCTTGGTATTGGCTTGGATTTAAACATTCGCCACTTGTGCCTAATTCAATCGTTCCACCTTGGTAATCTTTAATCACCTGCGGTTTCACGTTTGCACCTGAAGCATCAGGGGCGGTATCCATATGCGCGACAAAACCAATAGCCGGTACCGGATAATCAACATTCGACGGCAGTTTCGCCATCAAATATCCATTTTCATCTAATGAAACATCAACTAACTCTAATGCGATCAGTTCTGATTTTAAAGCTTCAGCAAACGTGATTTGACCCGGTGAACTTGGGCATTGCTGATTAGAAGGATCGGATTTGGTATCAAAAGTAACGTAATTCAGAAAACGTTCTACAAGCTTTTCCATAATTCATCTCACCATGGATTAAGTAATTGATTTACTGACTTAATTATTAATGTAGATAAGTAATTTATTAGTAGAGAATTACTTACGTAGAGTCAGTAGCGAGGCTTTTCATCTTACGCCCCTGGCCATGTATGTAATTGCTCTAAATCATTATTGTGCGAAATTAGACGAGCTTCCTATACTTGAAATCAGAGGGTTTCGTCAGTTCAATATTGCATACGGATGATAAGAGATCGCTTTGTACGCATTCTACGCCCTCCGCTCTCAGCCTAAAAAAAGTACAAAGTGGATGATGATCACAATTTATCCTTGATGCAAAATTTGTCATACGTTACACGGAGACACAGTTATGACGATTAATAAGTATTTCATTTTCTCTCCTCAAGCCTCTGAGGAAACGCTTCAACCAGTATTAACTGAGAAAGAAGTTCAAAGACAGGAAGCACTAAGGCACGCGCAATCCCAGGGTGGGCTTGATTCAAACGCGACCTCGTAACTTAATCAATACTCAGAACGTATTTATAGACCCCCTAAAAAAGAGCTCTACTTCACTATGATGTAGAGCTCTTTTGTCTCTGACCCTTGCCCTATTCCAATGCAGTTCCATTAAAGCACCTAAACTCTTAACACCTTGTTATTTATCACGTCTTTTGTTTGTTGCTTCTCAATCATCAAGCTAACTCATTCGTTGCATTGAGAAATGACTCATTAAACTTGCCCAATCCATACCTAGTCGTGTCATTTTGTGCTAATAATTCATATTCGTTTTCATTCCTCACTCGCCCTCTTTTCAAAAACTCTAATGCGAGAACCAGAGAACTTAACAACAGGAACCCCGAATTCAATGGAATACTCAAAACTAGGAAGTAGTCAAATTCCCGTTTCCCGAATCTGTCTTGGTAGCATGACTTGGGGGCTGCAAAATACGCAACAGCAAGCCGACCAGCAGATCGAATACGCGCTAAGCCAAGGTATTAACTTTATTGATACGGCAGAAATGTACGCGGTTCCGCCCTCTCCTGATACCTATGGCAAAACAGAAGCCATCATTGGTAACTGGTTATCGCGCCATCCTGAGCGCCGACAAGAACTGATCATAGCAAGCAAAATAGCGGGACCTGGACTTCCTTGGGTTCGAGATGGAGGTCCGATAACGGGTGAAGCCGTAATCGCAGCAGTTGATGCGTCATTAAAACGCCTACAAACTGACTATATCGATCTATATCAACTGCATTGGCCAAATCGAACGACGCCACACTTTGGCAAACAATTCCCAAATCAAATTCGCTTCAGTGATATCGACCGAAAACAGCATGAAGCTGAAATGTTAGATATCCTTCAAGCACTCGCTAGCTGTATTAAAGCAGGAAAAATCCGTCACGTTGGTTTGTCTGATGACACTACTTGGGGCATCAATACATACCTCAAACTGAGCGAAAAACACGATTTACCGCGTATGGTCTCTATTCAGAATGAATTCAACCTACTACACGGGAAAGACTGGCCATATTTAATTGAAAACTGCGTGCATGAAGATGTCGCTTACCTGCCTTGGTCGCCATTAGCCGGAGGAATGCTCAGTGGAAAATACATTGATGGGGCAAGACCGGAAGGCAGTCGTTGGACCTACATGCAGCGTAAAGGCATTTTCCGCGACACTGAAGCGAGCAATGAAGCAGTTAAAGGATATGCAGAAGTCGCTAAAACTCATGGATTTACGCCTAGCCAGCTTGCGTTGGCATGGTGTAATCAAGTCGATGGGGTTACCTCAACCATCATAGGGGCTACTACGATGGAGCAACTAAAAGAGAACGTGGCGGCTTTCAATAAGCCGCTGTCAGAAGAGATCCTTT comes from Vibrio bathopelagicus and encodes:
- a CDS encoding dCMP deaminase family protein is translated as MISKWAKRFYQMAELVGSWSKDPSTQVGAVITKHNRIVSVGFNGYPHGVSDSADTDDREMKYLKTLHAEENAILFAKRDLDSCEIWVTHFPCPNCAAKIIQTGISAVHCPEQSEDFLSRWGDKIKVSQDMFEQAGVQVDWLPLAELD
- a CDS encoding mechanosensitive ion channel family protein; its protein translation is MEKMWQVIDFLLAHKFIFSALIICIILIIRRITLSRIRGDVAFLSEDQRNWMSRTKNGTFAIIMVTLFVLWKSEISEFALSVTAIAVAIVVASKEIILCFTGSIQRASSRSFRIGDWIEVGKISGEVIEHNLMATVIQEIDLYHGQYHFTGKTATLPNSMFFTYPVKNLNFMKRYVYHNFFVTVKDFVNLYPMVPDLIVKIEEHCEEFIDVARRYNGVIEKHAGVDLPGSEPHIHITSSSTGEQEVHFMIFCPTEKAIHLEQDIRKDFMEAYALAFPPSD
- a CDS encoding DM13 domain-containing protein yields the protein MKKLVLLCTHLAVGAVGFGLGVYALPILIEPDSPSSSSVEAISQQAIYTGEFSKDRQDSDFLHWGEGKVSVTESAIAFEGELAPGPDYKVYLSPKFIETEQAFNDSKTELLRVGDVKTFDRFMVELPEGTDLNRFNTVVIWCETFGQFITSAKIK
- the pepT gene encoding peptidase T: MEKLVERFLNYVTFDTKSDPSNQQCPSSPGQITFAEALKSELIALELVDVSLDENGYLMAKLPSNVDYPVPAIGFVAHMDTAPDASGANVKPQVIKDYQGGTIELGTSGECLNPSQYQDLDALHGHDLITTDGTTLLGADNKAGIAEIISAIAHLKANPDIKHGDICIGFTPDEEIGRGANLFDVEKFGAEWAYTIDGGPIGELEFENFNATSADVICHGVNVHPGTAKGKMVNSMNIAAQFQLMMPAQETPECTEGYEGFYHLKSAEMGVARSELGYIIRDFEREGVEARKAFMKQKVDELNERLEKGRVELVLTDSYFNMKEMVEPHQHIIELAKQAMIECDVEPMIKPIRGGTDGARLSFMGLPCPNIFTGGYNFHGIHEFITIQGMEQAVKVIVELSQRTATHYQK
- a CDS encoding aldo/keto reductase, coding for MTWGLQNTQQQADQQIEYALSQGINFIDTAEMYAVPPSPDTYGKTEAIIGNWLSRHPERRQELIIASKIAGPGLPWVRDGGPITGEAVIAAVDASLKRLQTDYIDLYQLHWPNRTTPHFGKQFPNQIRFSDIDRKQHEAEMLDILQALASCIKAGKIRHVGLSDDTTWGINTYLKLSEKHDLPRMVSIQNEFNLLHGKDWPYLIENCVHEDVAYLPWSPLAGGMLSGKYIDGARPEGSRWTYMQRKGIFRDTEASNEAVKGYAEVAKTHGFTPSQLALAWCNQVDGVTSTIIGATTMEQLKENVAAFNKPLSEEILSDINTVFKRYPVPY